The Argentina anserina chromosome 3, drPotAnse1.1, whole genome shotgun sequence genome includes a region encoding these proteins:
- the LOC126787855 gene encoding extensin-2-like produces MGALGQPRPYWLISVFYGLALCYLASTTVLANSPYTYSSPSPPHHAKYPPPRYQSPPPKYVKDPPYHYKSPPPPSSSPPPPYVYKSPPPPSPSPPPPYVYNSPPPPSPSPPPPYVYKSPPPPSPSPPPPYVYKSPPPPSPSPPPPYVYKSPPPPSPSPPLPYVYKSPPPPSPSPPPPYVYKSPPPPSPSPPPPYVYKSPPPPSPSPPPPYVYKSPPPPSPSLPPPYVYKSSPPPSPSPPPPYIYKSPPPPSPSSTPPYVYKSPPPPSPSPPPPYVYKSPPPPSPSPPPPYVYKSPPPPSPSPPPPYVYKSPPPPSPSPPPPYIYKSPPPPSPSPPPPYVYKSPPPPSPSPPPPYIYKSPPPPSPSSPPPYHYKSPPPPVYTTTSPAYYYRSPPPPHHY; encoded by the coding sequence ATGGGAGCCTTGGGACAGCCAAGGCCTTATTGGCTAATTTCAGTGTTTTATGGTTTGGCATTGTGCTACTTAGCTAGTACCACTGTTCTTGCTAACAGTCCTTACACTTATTCTTCACCATCACCTCCTCACCATGCTAAGTATCCTCCTCCTAGGTATCAGTCCCCGCCACCGAAGTATGTGAAAGATCCCCCATATCACTACAAGTCACCACCTCCACCATCATCTTCACCGCCACCACCATATGTCTACAAGTCTCCACCGCCCCCATCACCTTCACCTCCACCTCCCTATGTTTACAATTCTCCTCCGCCCCCATCACCATCACCCCCACCTCCATATGTTTACAAATCTCCCCCACCCCCATCAccttcaccaccaccaccatacGTTTATaagtcaccaccaccaccatctccaTCACCACCTCCTCCCTACGTTTACaagtctcctccaccaccatCTCCATCACCTCCTCTTCCTTACGTCTACAAATCTCCACCCccaccatcaccatcaccaCCTCCACCATACGTCTACAAGTCCccgcctcctccttctccatCACCGCCACCTCCATACGTTTACAAGTCTCCACCCCCACCGTCACCATCACCACCCCCACCATACGTCTACAAGTCCCCACCCCCTCCATCTCCATCACTCCCACCTCCATATGTCTACAAGTCATCACCTCCTCCTTCCCCATCGCCTCCTCCACCCTACATTTATaagtcaccaccaccaccctcACCCTCATCTACTCCTCCTTATGTATACAAGTCCCCACCACCTCCTTCCCCATCACCTCCACCTCCTTATGTTTACAaatctccaccaccaccttctCCATCCCCGCCTCCACCATATGTGTACAAGTCCCCACCTCCTCCATCTCCCTCACCACCACCTCCATATGTCTATAAATCCCCGCCACCTCCTTCCCCATCACCTCCTCCTCCCTACATTTAtaaatcaccaccaccaccctcACCATCACCTCCACCTCCTTATGTATACAAGTCCCCACCTCCTCCATCTCcatctccaccacctccatatatatacaagtctCCCCCACCACCATCTCcctcatctcctcctccttatCACTATAAATCTCCTCCTCCCCCAGTTTACACTACTACAAGTCCAGCATACTACTACAGGTCCCCTCCACCTCCACACCACTACTAG
- the LOC126786312 gene encoding nuclear transcription factor Y subunit B-3-like yields MGDSDNDSGGGHNSPKSELSPREQDRLLPIANVSRIMKKALPANAKISKDAKETVQECVSEFISFITGEASDKCQREKRKTINGDDLLWAMTTLGFEEYVEPLKVYLQRFREIEGEKTSMAARDKDASSGNGGVVGFEGGGSGGGGGGVYWQQPQQGHVYGGGFHQMGVGGVGMGKGGPGSNMGRPSR; encoded by the coding sequence ATGGGAGATTCCGACAACGACTCGGGCGGCGGGCACAACAGCCCGAAGAGCGAGCTGTCGCCGAGGGAGCAGGACCGGCTGCTGCCGATAGCCAACGTCAGCAGGATCATGAAGAAGGCGCTGCCGGCGAACGCCAAGATCTCCAAGGACGCCAAGGAGACGGTGCAGGAGTGCGTCTCCGAGTTCATCAGCTTCATCACCGGCGAGGCCTCCGACAAGTGCCAGCGCGAGAAGCGGAAGACGATCAACGGCGACGATCTGCTCTGGGCCATGACCACGCTGGGCTTCGAGGAGTACGTGGAGCCGCTCAAGGTCTACTTGCAGCGGTTTAGGGAGATCGAGGGGGAGAAGACCAGCATGGCCGCGCGTGATAAGGACGCGAGTAGCGGCAACGGCGGGGTTGTGGGGTTTGAGGGAGGTGGGAgtggcggcggcggaggaggagtcTACTGGCAGCAGCCGCAGCAGGGACACGTGTACGGCGGTGGGTTTCATCAGATGGGTGTTGGCGGGGTTGGGATGGGAAAAGGTGGGCCTGGATCCAACATGGGTAGGCCCAGCAGATGA
- the LOC126786310 gene encoding uncharacterized protein LOC126786310, whose product MADGDGPDQMDQFHRNEAISAVADDGFLAEEDDDYEDLYNDVNVGEGFYQSMRKNEELGFKNEAAAEERKAETLPEAAAEQQHHGAPIPSSGGGDGRGSVFGNQNPGFRGNEIKGSGGLGGPSGGGGGMKIELGQSGGNAGLGAQGIGAQPQLQPMPQPPMQQLHGGGAVGNVGNEGFLRQPGGVGAGNVNGVGGNSGPGGGAGCATAYVGDLHWWTTDAELEAELCKYGAVKDLKFYDEKASGKSKGYCQVDFYDPAAAMACKEAMNGHLFNGRPCVVAVVSPYTVKRMGEAQVNRNHQVAQTAQAQPRRGPNDAVAGNKAGGNAITTGGNYQGGDNNNRGFGRANWGRGNSQGMGGRGPGGPMRNRGGMTGRGIMGNGGNGFGQGIGATPPLMHPQSMMGQGFDPAFGPPMGRMGGYGGFPGAPQPPFSGMMSSFPPVGGVGLPGVAPHVNPAFFGRGMPMSGMGMMPTSGVDGPNMGMWPDPSMGGGWPSEEHGGGRGGESSYGEEAGSDHQYGESSHDRAGWQNTMKEKERGSERDWTGSSDRRYREEREQGYDRDMPREKDVGHDHELSERRHRSDADVNRERDRGRERSRDRDRDRYRDDRERYADHHKYRDGRTVHHDENERGRSTRTHSKARLAEDDDHRSRSRDRRSKSRDVDYGKRRRLTSE is encoded by the coding sequence ATGGCCGACGGCGACGGACCCGACCAGATGGATCAGTTCCACCGCAATGAGGCCATCTCCGCCGTCGCCGACGACGGCTTCTTGGCCGAGGAGGACGACGACTACGAGGACCTCTACAACGACGTCAACGTCGGCGAGGGGTTTTACCAGTCTATGAGGAAGAACGAGGAGCTAGGGTTTAAAAAcgaggcggcggcggaggagagGAAGGCGGAGACGTTGCCGGAGGCTGCGGCGGAGCAGCAACATCATGGGGCGCCGATTCCGAGCTCCGGAGGCGGCGACGGTAGGGGTTCAGTGTTTGGGAATCAGAATCCAGGGTTTAGAGGGAATGAGATAAAAGGGAGCGGCGGTTTGGGTGGGCCGAGTGGCGGTGGAGGCGGGATGAAGATTGAATTGGGGCAGAGTGGGGGTAATGCTGGTCTTGGGGCTCAAGGGATTGGTGCTCAGCCCCAATTACAACCGATGCCACAGCCTCCGATGCAGCAGTTACATGGCGGCGGTGCAGTTGGGAATGTGGGGAATGAGGGTTTCTTGAGGCAACCTGGCGGTGTCGGAGCGGGGAATGTGAATGGTGTAGGTGGAAATAGTGGTCCTGGAGGAGGTGCAGGTTGTGCAACAGCGTATGTGGGGGATTTGCACTGGTGGACTACTGATGCGGAGCTGGAGGCGGAGTTGTGCAAGTATGGAGCTGTGAAGGACTTGAAATTTTACGATGAGAAAGCCAGTGGGAAGTCGAAAGGATATTGCCAGGTAGATTTCTATGATCCTGCGGCTGCCATGGCCTGTAAGGAGGCAATGAATGGGCATTTGTTCAATGGGCGGCCGTGTGTTGTTGCTGTTGTGTCACCATATACTGTTAAGAGAATGGGGGAGGCTCAAGTGAATAGGAACCATCAGGTAGCCCAAACTGCACAAGCTCAACCAAGGCGGGGGCCGAATGATGCTGTTGCTGGGAATAAAGCTGGTGGGAATGCCATAACGACTGGTGGGAATTATCAAGGCGGGGACAATAACAATAGAGGTTTTGGGAGAGCTAACTGGGGGCGAGGTAATTCTCAGGGTATGGGAGGTCGAGGTCCAGGTGGTCCGATGAGGAATAGGGGTGGAATGACTGGCAGAGGTATAATGGGGAATGGTGGAAATGGGTTTGGGCAAGGTATTGGCGCAACCCCTCCTTTGATGCACCCTCAGTCAATGATGGGTCAGGGCTTTGATCCAGCTTTCGGTCCTCCAATGGGGAGAATGGGGGGTTATGGTGGCTTTCCAGGAGCTCCGCAGCCTCCTTTTTCAGGGATGATGTCTTCATTCCCACCTGTGGGGGGTGTTGGGCTGCCTGGAGTTGCCCCTCATGTGAATCCAGCATTTTTTGGACGAGGGATGCCCATGAGTGGAATGGGAATGATGCCGACGTCAGGTGTTGATGGGCCTAATATGGGAATGTGGCCAGATCCTAGTATGGGTGGTGGATGGCCTAGTGAGGAGCATGGTGGTGGAAGAGGTGGAGAGTCTAGTTATGGTGAGGAAGCTGGTTCTGACCATCAATATGGTGAGAGTAGCCATGATAGGGCTGGGTGGCAGAATACCATGaaggagaaagaaagaggTTCCGAGAGGGACTGGACTGGATCTTCTGATAGGAGGTATCGCGAAGAAAGGGAGCAAGGGTATGACAGAGACATGCCGAGAGAGAAAGATGTGGGTCATGACCATGAATTGTCTGAAAGAAGGCATCGTAGTGATGCAGATGTTAATCGAGAGCGTGACAGAGGTCGAGAACGTTCTCGAGATCGCGATCGGGACAGGTACAGGGACGATAGAGAAAGATATGCTGATCATCATAAGTACAGAGATGGCAGAACAGTCCATCACGATGAAAATGAAAGGGGGCGGTCAACAAGGACTCATAGTAAGGCACGCTTAGCCGAAGATGATGACCACCGTTCAAGATCCAGAGACCGCCGTTCAAAATCTAGGGATGTTGATTATGGGAAGAGGCGGCGGCTAACTTCTGAGTGA
- the LOC126787282 gene encoding uncharacterized protein LOC126787282 yields the protein MEAYENAKLYKERSKLYYDKKLMKKEFQEGQLVILYNSRLKLFPVKLRIRWSGHFEVVQVFPHGAIEIKNTRDESTFKVNGHRLKLYLLASVGNEEEVICFVDAPLAAHH from the coding sequence ATGGAAGCATACGAGAATGCCAAGTTGTACAAGGAGAGAAGCAAGCTTTACTATGACAAGAAGTTGATGAAGAAGGAATTCCAGGAGGGTCAACTTGTCATTCTTTACAATTCAAGGCTCAAATTGTTTCCCGTAAAGCTTAGAATAAGGTGGAGTGGTCATTTTGAAGTCGTGCAAGTATTCCCCCATGGTGCTATAGAAATCAAGAATACAAGAGATGAGAGTACTTTCAAGGTCAATGGCCACCGATTGAAGCTATATTTGCTAGCAAGTGTGGGAAATGAAGAGGAGGTCATTTGCTTTGTGGATGCTCCTCTTGCTGCTCATCATTGA